The proteins below are encoded in one region of Streptomyces sp. NBC_00490:
- a CDS encoding type I polyketide synthase, which yields MGLAEAVVVRPVAELLAENAVRYGEKLAFADDRRGVSWAELDRRTARLAAGLGVERGTRVAFCLDNSVELVEGLLATVRAAAVGVPLPPRATHAELAYLLADCAPAVVVTDQRRLPRIAGMVAGRSVRLVVTGEGEVPDDASHIDELIAEGEHLVGGGFKAGGGLGGEGSLGVAGGSLAAGGSAAPRDDLGLDEPAWLLYTSGTSGTPTAAVSSQRSALWSSFACYLPRLGLTDTDRVLWPLPLAHTYAHSLCVLGTTVAGASARITSAPDPARLVRLIGEFEPTVLGGVPLTFRQLLDSGLGTVPSLRVCVTAGAPSDADLREEAERRFGAPLLDGYGSTETCGKIAMEAVNGPRARGGSGTPLPGMEVRLVDPDSGLDVGGAEDSDGGEHPVGEDSVGREGEIWVRGPGVMLGYHHRPEATADAVRDGWYRTGDLGRLGADGVLTVTGRLGDRIVRGGENVDPAEVERVLRSLPGVRDAAVVAREHPLLGEVPVAFVVPAEQSLDPAGLLRGCAEVLSAHKVPEEVLFTPAVPRTAAGKPRRAVLRETLAERPPAPELARLAGLTAGERRTALTELVCAQAEAIRGAAADPGTAFADLGLTSLDAMTLWHRLSLRTGLRLPATLVWDHPNPAAVAAYLDSRISGDTPAPASSPAAATTAARRGPEAEPVAIVAVGCRYPGGVSSPEDLWRLVSEGVDATGDFPTDRGWDIDALVHPDPDRLGTTYTRRGGFLDDVADFDPLFFGISPREALATDPQHRLLLEVAWETLERAGIPAPSLRGSRTGVYVGLMHAGYGTGLSPHELESHIGIGSSGSVASGRISYVLGLRGPTMTVDTACSSSLVAMDLAARALRAGECTLALAGGVTVLSSPQPFIAFSRQRGLSADGRCRSFAADAEGTAWAEGVGLVLLEKLSDARRNGHPVLAVLRGSAVNSDGASNGLTAPNGEAQRELIRLTLADAGLGPADVDVVEGHGTGTALGDPIEAGAVLATYGQDRDRADPVWLGSVKSNLGHSQAAAGVAGVIKMIEAMHHGELPRSLYSERPSPHVDWSAGAVRLLDRARPWPRRDRPRRAAVSSFGIGGTNAHVIIEQPPETDGTAGATRRLPVTSWLVSGGDAAGLRAHAEKLAATLADADATSDATGEAALDIAYSLATTRAPLPHRAAVLGSDASELLSGLRRLAAGEDGPALLRNTVRGTPKLALLCAGQGTQRAGMGRELAATFPVFDAAFSEVCAWFAPLLDRPLREVIDDPDSDLLDRTDYAQPALFAFEVAVHTLLADWGVRPDYLVGHSVGELAAAYLAGVFSLGDAVRLVAARGRLMAALPAGGAMIAVRAPEAEVARRLGEARGRVAIAAVNGPASVVVSGDEDAVTALADSLGGRSTRLRVSHAFHSPLLDPMLAEFRAVAETVTYHRPSVPVVSTVTGRPEPEALAGADYWVRQVRETVRFADAVNWLAEAGVTAFVEAGPAAALSVAAEDCVAPDTGAVFTPCVDARGALAGLAALHVQGVAVDWRSVYADSGARRRPLPTYPFQRQRYWLDAVRHAAPAGHPLLGEPQPDADGPGVRHTGVLSVVRQPWLADHVIGGRVLVPATVFAELVCHAAGTPGPVRLTELAFRTPLVLPESEPVRLQVVTDGPDEAGNRPVTVWARAGDTWTRHATATVAPAASAPVVARAAWPPAGAERLPVDYDRLAAHGHHYGPAFRAVTALWRRGTSLFAELALPPREAATAGSYTLHPALLDAALHAALLAEGGSGEARVPLTCAGLTVHATGATSARAQLERLGPDEFRVALTDHAGQPIATVESLVTRVLPAQRSAVEAELYRTAWRPVPAAGDGDTRHELLDLTGPDLETALPDRALTLLTATLAGVRDWIADARPGRLLVLTHNATGDDPDPAEAAVAGLVRSAQSEHPGRIVLVDRRGGPASPADLDAALRTGEPQVALEGGAVLAPRLAPVRAQAAAPVLDPEGTVLITGGTSALGASLARYLVAEHGVRHLLLVNRSGRTPAWAAELGATVRTAACEVSDRAAVDALVASCRPALTAVFHLAGVVDDGVVDGLTTQRLAAVLAPKAVGAWHLHEATKELGLSAFVLYSSAAGVLGRPGQANYAAANGFLDALARHRVARGLPAQALAWGPWITAGDDGMAAQVPARRLGDGGVLSVDEEEGIELLDRALRTPEPVLVPIPLNLGALGGPATPPVLTDLVPKRPAAAPIAAPQAPGAWRERLASVPAHEREEVLVELIRAELALLLGFEDPAALPTDRAFGELGFDSLMAVQFRNRLSAFTRVRLASTIVFDHPTLHSLAAHLHDALRAALPDAEADTGGGTGGGNGGDEPSSYRFGPLYHQVLRERGPLEAMGLRYLASHALPSFTAAERGRYAVDPVRLARGAGTTLAYIPDYLTPYHRVPAGLAKQFDGERDVFLLEHPGLGARKAVPDSAAAVVRTHVDAVGALSSQGPVVLVGYCAGGAIAHAVARELARSGRPPAGLILLDAHAGVLRRDDERALALMTAGAKLPDDVVAEFEDSLLIAGGGYARVLENWDLEPSPVPALLVRGRPTAQMRRIDPDGEWLPRWPLPHDTADVPGDHYTLVHHDADTTAAAMRAWLPA from the coding sequence ATGGGTTTGGCGGAAGCGGTCGTGGTCCGGCCGGTGGCGGAGCTGCTCGCGGAGAACGCCGTGCGGTACGGCGAGAAGCTCGCGTTCGCCGACGACCGGCGCGGTGTCAGCTGGGCCGAACTGGACCGTCGGACCGCCCGGTTGGCGGCCGGACTCGGGGTCGAGCGCGGTACCCGGGTGGCGTTCTGCCTGGACAACAGCGTGGAGCTGGTCGAAGGGCTGCTGGCCACCGTCCGTGCCGCGGCGGTCGGTGTACCGCTGCCTCCGCGCGCCACCCATGCCGAACTCGCGTACCTGCTGGCCGACTGTGCTCCGGCCGTGGTCGTCACCGATCAGCGGCGTCTGCCGCGCATCGCCGGAATGGTCGCCGGACGGTCGGTGCGTCTGGTGGTGACCGGCGAGGGCGAGGTGCCGGACGACGCCTCGCACATCGACGAACTCATCGCCGAGGGCGAGCACTTGGTCGGAGGTGGCTTCAAGGCCGGGGGTGGTCTCGGGGGCGAGGGCAGTCTCGGAGTGGCCGGGGGCAGCCTTGCGGCGGGGGGCTCGGCCGCTCCCCGTGACGATCTCGGGCTGGATGAACCGGCCTGGCTGCTCTACACCTCCGGCACTTCCGGAACGCCGACGGCGGCCGTGTCCAGTCAACGGTCCGCGCTCTGGTCCTCGTTCGCCTGCTATCTGCCACGGCTGGGGCTCACGGACACCGACCGCGTGCTCTGGCCGCTGCCCCTGGCCCACACCTACGCCCACTCCCTCTGCGTACTGGGCACGACCGTGGCCGGGGCGAGCGCGCGGATCACCTCGGCGCCGGACCCGGCCCGACTGGTCCGGCTGATCGGCGAGTTCGAGCCGACCGTGCTGGGCGGCGTGCCGCTCACCTTCCGGCAGCTGCTCGACAGCGGCCTGGGCACGGTGCCCTCGCTGCGGGTGTGCGTCACCGCGGGCGCACCGAGCGACGCGGATCTGCGGGAGGAGGCCGAGCGGCGGTTCGGCGCACCGCTCCTGGACGGCTACGGCTCCACCGAGACCTGCGGCAAGATCGCCATGGAGGCGGTGAACGGGCCGCGGGCGCGGGGCGGCAGCGGTACTCCGCTGCCCGGCATGGAGGTCCGCCTGGTCGACCCCGACAGCGGACTGGACGTGGGCGGCGCCGAGGACTCGGACGGCGGGGAGCACCCGGTCGGCGAGGACTCGGTCGGCCGCGAGGGCGAGATCTGGGTACGTGGCCCCGGTGTCATGCTCGGCTACCACCATCGGCCCGAGGCGACCGCCGATGCCGTGCGCGACGGCTGGTACCGGACGGGCGACCTGGGCCGGCTCGGAGCGGACGGCGTCCTGACCGTCACCGGCCGGCTGGGCGACCGGATCGTGCGCGGCGGCGAGAACGTCGACCCGGCCGAGGTCGAGCGGGTGCTGCGCTCGCTGCCCGGGGTGCGCGACGCCGCCGTGGTGGCACGCGAGCATCCGCTGCTCGGCGAGGTCCCGGTGGCGTTCGTGGTACCGGCGGAGCAGTCGCTCGACCCGGCCGGTCTGCTGCGGGGCTGCGCCGAGGTGCTGTCCGCGCACAAGGTGCCCGAGGAGGTCCTGTTCACGCCGGCCGTCCCGCGCACGGCGGCGGGCAAGCCCCGGCGGGCGGTGCTGCGCGAGACGCTCGCCGAGCGTCCGCCGGCGCCGGAACTGGCCCGGCTGGCCGGTCTCACGGCCGGTGAACGACGTACCGCGCTCACGGAGTTGGTGTGTGCTCAGGCCGAGGCGATCCGGGGCGCGGCGGCCGATCCCGGCACCGCGTTCGCCGATCTCGGCCTGACCTCGCTGGACGCCATGACCTTGTGGCACCGGCTCAGTCTGCGCACCGGGCTGCGGCTGCCGGCGACGCTGGTCTGGGACCATCCGAACCCGGCCGCGGTCGCCGCCTACCTGGACAGCCGGATAAGCGGTGACACCCCCGCTCCCGCGTCCTCGCCCGCTGCCGCGACGACCGCGGCGCGCCGTGGCCCGGAGGCCGAACCGGTGGCGATCGTGGCCGTCGGCTGCCGTTACCCGGGCGGCGTGAGCTCGCCCGAGGACCTGTGGCGGCTGGTCTCCGAGGGCGTGGACGCCACCGGCGACTTCCCCACCGACCGCGGCTGGGACATCGACGCCCTCGTCCATCCCGACCCCGACCGGCTCGGCACGACCTACACCCGGCGCGGCGGCTTCCTGGACGATGTGGCCGACTTCGACCCGCTGTTCTTCGGCATCTCCCCGCGCGAGGCACTGGCCACCGACCCCCAGCACCGGCTGCTCCTCGAGGTGGCCTGGGAGACGCTGGAACGCGCCGGCATCCCCGCGCCGTCGCTGCGCGGCTCCCGTACCGGGGTGTACGTCGGTCTGATGCACGCCGGTTACGGCACCGGCCTTTCACCGCACGAGCTGGAGTCGCACATCGGCATCGGTTCGTCGGGCAGTGTGGCGTCGGGCCGGATCTCGTACGTCCTGGGCCTGCGCGGCCCGACGATGACCGTCGACACGGCGTGTTCGTCGTCGCTGGTCGCGATGGACCTGGCGGCGAGGGCGCTGCGGGCGGGCGAGTGCACGCTCGCGCTGGCCGGTGGGGTGACGGTGCTGTCGAGCCCGCAGCCGTTCATCGCGTTCAGCCGGCAGCGCGGGCTGTCGGCGGACGGGCGGTGCCGGTCGTTCGCGGCGGACGCGGAAGGCACCGCGTGGGCCGAGGGCGTGGGCCTGGTGCTGTTGGAGAAGCTGTCGGACGCCCGGCGCAACGGCCATCCGGTGCTGGCCGTGCTGCGCGGGTCCGCGGTGAACTCCGACGGCGCGTCCAACGGGCTGACGGCCCCCAACGGCGAGGCGCAGCGCGAGCTGATCCGGCTGACGCTGGCCGACGCGGGCCTCGGCCCGGCCGACGTGGACGTGGTCGAGGGACACGGCACGGGCACCGCGCTCGGCGACCCGATCGAGGCGGGTGCCGTGCTGGCCACCTACGGGCAGGACCGTGACCGGGCCGACCCGGTGTGGCTGGGCTCGGTCAAGTCGAACCTCGGGCACTCGCAGGCCGCGGCCGGGGTGGCAGGCGTGATCAAGATGATCGAGGCGATGCACCACGGCGAACTGCCCCGCTCGCTGTACTCGGAGCGGCCGTCGCCGCACGTGGACTGGTCCGCGGGGGCCGTGCGGCTGCTCGACCGGGCGCGGCCGTGGCCGCGGCGCGACCGGCCGCGCCGGGCGGCGGTCTCCTCGTTCGGTATCGGGGGCACCAACGCGCATGTGATCATCGAGCAGCCGCCGGAGACGGACGGCACGGCCGGGGCCACGCGCCGACTGCCCGTGACCTCCTGGCTGGTGAGCGGCGGCGACGCTGCCGGTCTCCGGGCCCACGCCGAAAAGCTCGCGGCGACACTGGCGGACGCGGACGCCACCTCGGACGCGACCGGCGAAGCCGCGCTGGACATCGCGTACTCATTGGCGACCACCAGGGCTCCCCTGCCTCACCGCGCGGCCGTCCTGGGCTCCGACGCCTCCGAACTGCTCTCCGGTCTACGGCGGTTGGCGGCCGGCGAGGACGGTCCGGCGCTGCTCAGGAACACCGTGCGCGGGACGCCCAAGCTGGCGCTGCTCTGCGCCGGCCAGGGCACACAGCGGGCCGGGATGGGCCGTGAACTGGCGGCGACCTTCCCGGTGTTCGACGCGGCGTTCTCCGAAGTGTGCGCGTGGTTCGCCCCGTTGCTGGACCGGCCGCTGCGGGAAGTGATCGACGATCCCGACAGCGACCTGCTGGACCGCACGGACTACGCCCAACCCGCGCTGTTCGCCTTCGAGGTGGCCGTGCACACCCTGCTCGCCGACTGGGGCGTACGGCCGGACTACCTGGTCGGCCACTCGGTCGGCGAGCTGGCGGCCGCGTACCTCGCCGGGGTGTTCTCGCTCGGCGACGCGGTCCGGCTGGTCGCCGCGCGCGGGCGGCTGATGGCCGCGCTGCCCGCCGGGGGCGCGATGATCGCGGTGCGGGCACCGGAGGCCGAGGTGGCACGCCGGCTCGGCGAGGCGCGCGGTCGCGTCGCGATCGCCGCGGTCAACGGGCCCGCGTCCGTGGTGGTGTCCGGGGACGAGGACGCGGTGACCGCCCTGGCCGACTCGCTCGGCGGCCGGAGCACCCGGCTGCGGGTGAGTCACGCCTTCCACTCGCCGCTGCTCGACCCGATGCTGGCCGAGTTCCGGGCGGTCGCCGAGACCGTCACCTACCACCGGCCGTCGGTACCGGTGGTGTCCACGGTGACCGGCCGCCCCGAGCCCGAGGCGCTGGCCGGCGCCGACTACTGGGTACGGCAGGTGCGCGAGACCGTCCGGTTCGCCGACGCGGTGAACTGGCTGGCGGAGGCGGGCGTGACGGCGTTCGTCGAGGCGGGTCCGGCCGCCGCGCTCAGTGTCGCGGCCGAGGACTGTGTCGCCCCGGACACGGGCGCGGTGTTCACGCCGTGCGTCGACGCCCGGGGCGCGCTCGCGGGGCTGGCCGCACTCCATGTGCAGGGCGTTGCGGTCGACTGGCGGTCGGTGTACGCGGACAGCGGTGCCCGCCGCCGCCCGCTGCCCACCTACCCGTTCCAGCGGCAGCGCTACTGGCTGGACGCGGTACGGCACGCCGCCCCGGCCGGGCATCCGCTGCTGGGCGAGCCGCAGCCGGACGCCGACGGACCGGGCGTGCGGCACACGGGGGTGCTGTCCGTGGTACGCCAGCCCTGGCTCGCCGACCATGTGATCGGCGGCCGGGTCCTGGTTCCGGCGACGGTGTTCGCCGAGCTGGTCTGCCACGCGGCCGGGACACCGGGTCCGGTCCGGCTGACCGAGCTGGCCTTCCGGACGCCGCTGGTCCTGCCGGAGTCGGAGCCGGTGCGCCTTCAGGTCGTCACCGACGGCCCGGACGAGGCGGGGAACCGGCCGGTCACGGTCTGGGCCCGGGCGGGCGACACGTGGACGCGGCACGCCACCGCGACCGTCGCCCCGGCCGCCTCGGCGCCCGTCGTTGCGCGCGCGGCCTGGCCTCCCGCTGGTGCCGAGCGGCTGCCGGTCGACTACGACCGGCTCGCCGCGCACGGCCACCACTACGGTCCGGCCTTCCGGGCGGTGACGGCGCTGTGGCGCCGGGGGACGTCCCTGTTCGCCGAACTGGCCCTGCCGCCCCGGGAAGCGGCGACGGCCGGCTCGTACACCCTGCATCCCGCGCTCCTCGACGCGGCGCTGCATGCCGCGCTCCTCGCGGAGGGCGGCTCGGGCGAGGCACGGGTCCCCCTCACCTGCGCGGGACTGACGGTGCACGCCACCGGCGCCACCTCCGCCCGGGCCCAGCTGGAGCGACTCGGCCCGGACGAGTTCCGGGTCGCCCTCACCGACCACGCCGGACAGCCGATCGCCACGGTCGAGTCCCTGGTCACGCGAGTCCTGCCCGCCCAACGTTCTGCTGTCGAGGCCGAGTTGTACCGCACGGCCTGGCGGCCCGTCCCGGCGGCCGGCGATGGCGACACGCGGCACGAACTGCTCGACCTGACGGGACCGGACCTGGAGACCGCCCTCCCCGACCGTGCGCTGACGCTGCTCACCGCCACGCTCGCGGGCGTACGGGACTGGATCGCCGACGCGCGGCCGGGGCGGCTCCTGGTGCTCACCCACAACGCCACCGGCGACGATCCCGACCCGGCGGAGGCCGCGGTCGCCGGACTCGTCCGCAGCGCCCAGTCCGAGCACCCCGGCCGGATCGTGCTGGTCGACCGCCGCGGTGGCCCCGCCTCCCCGGCGGACCTGGACGCGGCGCTGCGCACCGGTGAACCCCAGGTCGCCCTGGAGGGCGGCGCCGTTCTCGCACCCCGGCTGGCCCCGGTACGGGCCCAGGCGGCGGCGCCCGTCCTCGATCCCGAGGGGACGGTACTCATCACCGGCGGCACGAGTGCGCTCGGCGCGAGCCTCGCCCGGTATCTGGTGGCCGAACACGGGGTCCGCCACCTGCTGTTGGTGAACCGCAGCGGTCGTACGCCCGCATGGGCAGCCGAACTCGGCGCGACCGTGCGCACGGCGGCCTGCGAGGTGAGCGACCGCGCCGCCGTGGACGCCCTGGTCGCGTCCTGTCGGCCGGCACTGACGGCGGTGTTCCATCTCGCCGGAGTCGTGGACGACGGCGTCGTGGACGGCCTCACCACGCAGCGGTTGGCGGCCGTGCTCGCGCCGAAGGCGGTCGGCGCGTGGCATCTGCACGAGGCCACCAAGGAGCTCGGGCTGTCCGCGTTCGTGCTCTACTCCTCGGCCGCGGGCGTGCTGGGCCGCCCCGGACAGGCCAACTACGCGGCGGCCAACGGCTTTCTCGACGCGCTCGCCCGGCATCGCGTCGCCCGGGGCCTGCCCGCGCAGGCCCTCGCCTGGGGCCCGTGGATCACGGCCGGGGACGACGGCATGGCGGCCCAGGTCCCGGCTCGCCGGCTCGGCGACGGCGGTGTCCTGTCGGTCGACGAGGAGGAGGGCATCGAGTTGCTCGACCGGGCGCTGCGGACCCCTGAGCCGGTGCTGGTGCCGATCCCGCTGAACCTGGGGGCCCTCGGCGGTCCGGCCACTCCGCCGGTCCTCACGGACCTGGTGCCGAAGCGTCCGGCCGCCGCTCCGATCGCCGCCCCGCAGGCACCCGGCGCCTGGCGGGAGCGGCTCGCCTCCGTTCCGGCGCACGAGCGGGAGGAGGTGCTGGTCGAGCTGATCCGCGCCGAACTCGCCCTGCTGCTGGGCTTCGAGGACCCGGCCGCGCTCCCCACCGATCGCGCCTTCGGGGAACTCGGCTTCGACTCGCTGATGGCGGTGCAGTTCCGCAACCGGCTCAGCGCGTTCACGCGCGTGCGACTGGCGTCCACGATCGTGTTCGACCATCCGACCCTGCACTCGCTGGCCGCGCACCTCCACGACGCCCTGCGCGCAGCCCTTCCGGACGCCGAGGCCGACACCGGGGGCGGTACCGGAGGCGGCAACGGCGGGGACGAGCCGTCCTCCTACCGCTTCGGCCCCCTGTACCACCAGGTCCTGCGCGAGCGCGGCCCGCTGGAGGCGATGGGGCTGCGCTACCTGGCGTCCCACGCCCTCCCGTCCTTCACCGCCGCCGAGCGCGGCCGGTACGCGGTCGACCCGGTCCGGCTGGCGCGGGGTGCGGGCACCACGCTGGCGTACATCCCGGACTACCTCACGCCGTACCATCGCGTCCCCGCCGGGCTGGCCAAGCAGTTCGACGGCGAGCGCGACGTGTTCCTGCTGGAGCACCCCGGTCTCGGGGCCCGCAAGGCCGTGCCGGACAGTGCGGCCGCCGTCGTGCGGACACATGTCGACGCGGTGGGCGCTCTGTCGTCCCAGGGGCCGGTCGTCCTCGTGGGCTACTGCGCCGGGGGCGCGATCGCGCACGCCGTGGCGCGTGAGCTCGCACGGTCGGGGCGGCCGCCGGCCGGGCTGATCCTGCTCGACGCCCACGCGGGCGTGCTGCGCCGGGACGACGAACGGGCGCTGGCCCTGATGACCGCGGGCGCGAAGCTGCCTGACGATGTCGTCGCCGAGTTCGAGGACTCGCTGCTGATCGCCGGCGGCGGCTACGCGCGCGTGCTGGAGAACTGGGACCTCGAACCGTCCCCGGTCCCGGCTCTCCTGGTGCGGGGCCGGCCGACGGCGCAGATGCGCCGCATCGACCCCGACGGGGAGTGGCTGCCGCGCTGGCCCCTGCCGCACGACACCGCGGACGTGCCCGGCGACCACTACACCCTCGTCCACCACGACGCCGACACCACGGCCGCCGCGATGCGCGCCTGGCTGCCGGCATGA